In Doryrhamphus excisus isolate RoL2022-K1 chromosome 21, RoL_Dexc_1.0, whole genome shotgun sequence, a single genomic region encodes these proteins:
- the topbp1 gene encoding DNA topoisomerase 2-binding protein 1, which produces MSNGDKEGFIVKFVASKGEKSEYTAKAYEAILELQSDKYLKRINEDVVLKMEQKDKSLFVFSDFNTPAFQHCKNLGCRVVSPLVVLFCLQQQRCVPKAEKPVHNMAMADVTISCTSLDKATRTEVMDLVQLMGGRIYLDLNVSVTHLIAGEVGSKKYIVAAGLGKPILLPSWVKACWEKSQDSLFRYTELAVEDYLCPVLQGCTVSVTGLSSVERKEVQRLCEQHGGNYTGQLKMNECTHLIVSEPSGQKYECARKWNVYCVSLHWLFDSIEKGSCQDESRYTVERNASKSTRPHTSTPTGTDKKDEGPSLLGLSHISVNASMTINDTALTNATSSRLESPDPIESLDLTMCPAEDILDGCKLYLCGLPLKKLEKLRRVVNVAGGLRFNRPSEELTHVVMGELDQDLKNFLSKASHRPHVVTVQWLLDSFTKGCLLPEDGFLHPECLPPTQAVVSAPARHSPASRSSAGPPVASPSTPMQIKAEEDLLSQYMDDDPTIVDMPPPVAFNSRKSISAVSEPQLQSWSYNHNHSTRPESESSMQEPGEAGLFAGKRFLLQGFGSEAEAQLSVTVTENGGRVLASRTRAVADYAVVPLLGCTVEATVDEVVTDTWLAMCVERECLLELSSNPLFTPVAVMDGRFPLKDCVLSVSQFTGAERESLVDLAKHLGANVQDYFVRLASQKKGMLASTHLVLQSPDGTKYQAAKKWGLPAVTMHWIMASARSGHKAAEERFLVDLPASPDGEDGSFIGASQRTSMPPPAASSPEIPLLGPQSGKAVTPLDLGRFQSKVFRSVLNEMKSKDDISTPKQKHDGGRKNLLCKEPSLQLDTPSRFLSRDQLFRPSFNVKDALGALDTPGVRSKPGQKADTPLTDVINRNLKVALANSTRSNDMQAASASPQLSTTRKEEVPEKEAGPLTGLVICVGKKLSKMQSELNAIAASLGADFRWACDDTVTHYVYQGRVGDNSREYKAVKERGLHVVSQYWLQACAEEYKHVSESLYPFTYNPKMSLNLSQVPSSSQRSPPLTRTQAETQDNTIAEEESTSRRISDESGDQEADRTDISQTLEMRENLQRQLQEIMSATKLETGRRTSMRLTRMASAGADSNPNTPERSRYGRSGGSRRTLEALRVPREAAMDCHTESSQSEQIFWDDPTAREERAKLADNLQWPGSPSQQSEPVVPPPQPTVQNETHFKDSMTDSELVEMAACDVINQQMSKKVTPPQNKLLTPTAPIIAEPEEEAEEERQTPRFQLSSLSPQERIDYSQLIEELGGVVLDKQAFDPSCSHIIVGTPLRNEKYLAAMAAGKWILHRSYLEACRSVGHFIQEERYEWGSSSILDALPSISSQQRWLALAAMRWRKALQGSSEKGGAFSGWTVMLNIDQNREDGFRRLLQSGGAKVLPSPSPSMYKEATHLFVDFNRLKPGDLRVDVSEASARGVTCLRPDYIADYLMQEPIPAVELYLLTECPPEEAPSTPSRKRKAAESTSRLKKSRLH; this is translated from the exons ATGTCCAACGGAGATAAGGAAGGCTTTATTGTGAAGTTTGTGGCGAGTAAAGGAGAAAAGTCAGAGTACACTGCTAAAGCTTATGAG GCTATTTTGGAGCTGCAGTCTGACAAATACTTGAAGAGAATCAATGAGGACGTTGTATTAAAGATGGAGCAGAAGGACAAGTCTCTTTTCGTCTTTAGTGACTTCAACACTCCTGCCTTCCAGCACTGCAAGaat CTCGGCTGCCGAGTTGTGAGTCCTTTGGTGGTGTTGTTCTGCCTGCAGCAACAACGCTGTGTCCCCAAAGCGGAGAAACCTGTCCACAACATGGCCATGGCCGATGTCACCATCTCCTGCACCAGCCTGGATAAAGCAACTCGG ACAGAAGTGATGGATCTCGTGCAGCTCATGGGAGGGCGCATCTATCTCGATCTCAATGTGTCCGTCACACACCTGATTGCCGGCGAGGTGGGCAGTAAAAAATACATCGTGGCTGCCGGTTTGGGTAAACCCATCCTGCTTCCCTCCTGGGTCAAAGCCTGCTGGGAGAAATCTCAGGACAG TCTGTTCAGGTACACGGAGCTCGCCGTGGAGGACTATCTGTGTCCCGTGTTGCAAGGTTGTACCGTGTCTGTGACAGGTCTGTCCAGCGTGGAACGCAAAGAGGTGCAGCGGCTATGTGAACAGCACGGCGGGAACTACACGGGTCAGCTTAAAATGAACGAGTGCACGCACCTTATTGTTAGCGAACCATCAG GTCAGAAGTACGAGTGTGCACGGAAATGGAACGTGTATTGCGTGTCGCTACACTGGCTCTTCGATAGCATCGAGAAAGGCTCCTGTCAGGATGAATCCCGCTACACCGTGGAGCGCAACGCATCCAAAAGCACTCGGCCACACACGTCAACACCCACCGGCACCGACAAGAAGGACG AGGGTCCATCTTTGTTGGGTTTGAGCCACATCTCCGTCAACGCTAGCATGACAATAAACGACACAGCTCTCACTAATGCAACGAGCAGCCGCTTGGAATCTCCAGACCCCATAGAGAGTCTGGATCTGACCATGTGCCCAGCAGAGGACATCCTGGACGGCTGTAAG CTGTATCTCTGCGGCCTTCCCTTGAAGAAGCTGGAGAAGCTGCGGCGTGTAGTGAACGTGGCAGGGGGTCTTCGTTTCAACCGTCCAAGCGAGGAGCTCACGCATGTTGTCATGGGAGAGCTGGACCAGGACCTGAAGAATTTTCTCTCCAAAGCAAGTCACAG ACCTCACGTGGTTACGGTGCAGTGGTTGCTGGACAGCTTCACCAAGGGTTGTCTTCTACCAGAAGATGGCTTCCTCCACCCTGAGTGTCTACCTCCCACTCAGGCGGTAGTGTCTGCACCGGCTCGTCACTCTCCTGCGTCCAGGTCCTCAGCTGGACCCCCTGTGGCAAGTCCCAGTACCCCAATGCAGATTAAAGCAGAGGAGGACCTGTTGTCACAGTACATGGATGATGACCCGACAATTG TTGACATGCCGCCACCAGTGGCGTTTAACAGCAGGAAGTCCATCAGCGCGGTCTCCGAGCCGCAGCTGCAGTCCTGGTCCTATAACCATAACCACAGCACGAGACCAGAATCAGAATCTTCCATGCAAGAACCCGGCGAGGCAGGTCTCTTCGCTGGAAAACGGTTTCTTCTGCAAGGCTTCGGCTCCGAGGCCGAAGCCCAGCTCAGCGTGACGGTGACGGAGAACGGAGGCCGGGTGCTGGCGAGCCGCACGCGCGCTGTCGCCGACTACGCCGTAGTCCCGCTATTAGGCTGTACTGTGGAGGCCACAGTGGATGAAGTTGTCACCGATACGTGGCTG GCCATGTGTGTGGAGAGGGAGTGTCTTCTGGAGCTCTCCTCCAATCCGCTTTTCACCCCTGTAGCTGTGATGGATGGACGCTTTCCTCTCAAGGATTGTGTCCTCTCTGTCAGTCAGTTCACAGGAGCAGAAAGGGAGTCCTTGGTGGACTTGGCGAAGCACCTTGGAGCCAA TGTCCAGGACTACTTTGTTCGCCTGGCCAGCCAGAAAAAAGGAATGTTGGCCAGCACCCATCTGGTGCTGCAGAGCCCTGACGGCACCAAGTACCAGGCAGCCAAAAAATGGGGGCTTCCAGCGGTCACCATGCACTGGATAATGGCATCAGCGAGAAGCGGCCACAAGGCGGCTGAGGAGCGATTCCTTGTTGATCTGCCGGCTTCTCCCG ATGGGGAGGATGGGAGTTTTATCGGCGCCTCCCAGAGGACATCCATGCCTCCGCCAGCCGCCTCCTCTCCGGAGATCCCACTACTTGGTCCTCAGAGCGGTAAGGCGGTCACGCCGTTGGATTTAGGACGCTTCCAGAGCAAAGTGTTCCGCTCTGTGTTGAACGAGATGAAATCCAAGGATGATATCAGCACACCTAAGCAAAAGCACGACGGCGGTAGAAAGAACCTTCTCTGCAAGGAGCCTTCGCTCCAACTGGACACGCCGTCTCGTTTCCTCAGCAGAGATCAGCTCTTCAGGCCGTCCTTCAATGTCAAG GATGCTTTAGGAGCACTGGACACTCCAGGAGTGAGATCCAAACCCGGCCAGAAAGCGGACACGCCACTGACGGACGTCATCAACAGGAACCTGAAAGTGGCGCTGGCCAACAGCACCCGCAGTAACGACATGCAAGCGGCCTCAGCCAGCCCACAGCTGAGCACCACCAGGAAGGAGGAG GTGCCAGAAAAGGAGGCGGGCCCACTGACCGGCCTCGTGATCTGCGTGGGAAAGAAGCTGAGTAAGATGCAGAGTGAACTGAATGCCATCGCCGCCTCGCTTGGCGCCGACTTCAG GTGGGCCTGCGACGACACGGTGACTCACTACGTCTACCAAGGTCGAGTGGGGGACAACAGTCGAGAATACAAAGCGGTGAAGGAGCGGGGGCTACATGTGGTCTCGCAGTATTGGCTCCAAGCT TGCGCTGAGGAATACAAACACGTTTCGGAGTCTCTGTATCCTTTCACCTACAATCCCAAGATGAGTCTGAACCTCAGTCAGGTTCCCAGCAGCTCCCAGAGGTCTCCGCCTCTCACACGAACGCAAGCCGAAACCCAGGATAACACG ATTGCTGAAGAAGAGTCCACTTCCCGTCGTATTAGTGATGAAAGCGGAGACCAAGAAGCAGACAGGACTG ATATTTCCCAGACTCTAGAGATGCGAGAGAACCTGCAACGGCAACTCCAGGAGATCATGTCAGCAACAAAGTTGGAAACTGGAAGACGTACGTCAATGCGACTCACTCGCATGGCGTCAGCGGGCGCCGACTCGAACCCCAACACTCCCGAGCGGAGCAGATACGGACGCAGCGGCGGCAGCAGACGCACCCTGGAAGCATTAAG GGTCCCTCGGGAAGCGGCGATGGATTGTCATACAGAATCCTCCCAGAGTGAGCAGATATTTTGGGATGATCCGACAGCAAGGGAAGAGAGGGCCAAGCTCGCTGATAATCTCCAGTGGCCCGGTAGTCCTTCGCAACAGTCTGAGCCCGTGGTGCCGCCCCCGCAGCCCACAGTGCAAAACGAGACGCATTTCAAAGACTCCATGACTGACTCTGAACTGGTAGAGATGG CGGCTTGTGATGTCATCAACCAGCAAATGAGCAAGAAGGTCACACCGCCACAGAATAAACTCCTGACCCCCACAGCCCCCATCATCGCCGAGCCAGAG GAGGAAGCTGAAGAGGAGAGGCAAACGCCGAgattccagctgtcttctctCAGTCCTCAGGAACGCATCGACTACAGTCAACTCATAGAAGAGCTTG GTGGTGTCGTTCTGGACAAGCAGGCCTTTGACCCCAGCTGCTCTCATATTATAGTCGGTACCCCCTTGCGCAACGAGAAGTACCTGGCGGCCATGGCGGCTGGCAAATGGATCCTCCATCGTTCTTACCTGGAGGCTTGCCGATCTGTGGGACACTTTATACAG GAGGAGCGATACGAGTGGGGCAGTAGCTCCATCCTGGATGCGTTGCCGTCCATTAGTTCCCAGCAGAGGTGGCTGGCGTTGGCTGCCATGCGCTGGAGAAAAGCCCTGCAGGGATCATCTGAAAAGGGG GGAGCCTTCAGCGGGTGGACGGTCATGCTCAACATCGACCAGAACCGTGAAGACGGCTTTCGGCGGTTGCTGCAGTCGGGCGGGGCGAAG GTCCTACCGAGTCCGTCCCCGTCCATGTACAAGGAGGCTACTCACCTCTTTGTCGACTTCAATCGACTCAAACCGGGAGACCTCAGAGTTGACGTGTCGGAGGCCTCGGCCCGAGGAGTCACATGCTTGAGGCCGGACTACATTGCGGACTACCTCATGCAG GAGCCAATCCCTGCCGTGGAGCTTTACCTCCTCACTGAATGTCCCCCCGAAGAGGCGCCAAGCACACCGTCACGCAAACGCAAAGCAGCAGAGAGCACATCCAGACTGAAAAAGTCTCGTCTCCATTAA